The Pseudomonas baetica genome includes a region encoding these proteins:
- a CDS encoding DUF5064 family protein has product MAQFEPGHLHIERHALTPDDVSYNVHLDYEVFTDPQKGKGIQFTMHGNLQGKDMKEAFFLPKEEAYNFANNVTRIAEKYGIPRTHSQIGSVHKHYDMMFEDIRKQLDMKSGDPVNLERFE; this is encoded by the coding sequence ATGGCCCAGTTTGAACCCGGTCATTTGCACATCGAACGGCACGCGTTGACCCCGGACGATGTCAGTTACAACGTACACCTCGACTACGAGGTGTTCACCGATCCGCAAAAAGGCAAAGGCATCCAGTTCACGATGCATGGCAACCTTCAGGGCAAGGACATGAAAGAGGCGTTCTTCCTGCCCAAGGAAGAGGCCTACAACTTTGCCAACAACGTGACGCGAATCGCCGAGAAGTACGGCATTCCCAGGACCCACAGCCAGATCGGCTCGGTGCACAAGCACTACGACATGATGTTTGAAGACATCCGTAAGCAGCTGGATATGAAATCCGGCGACCCGGTCAATCTCGAGCGCTTCGAATAA